Within Chlamydia pneumoniae TW-183, the genomic segment CAATCTAAGTGCAAGGAGATCCATTTAAGATACCGAGCGTACCAGATTTATCGCCAGCAGCTGTTGAGTCAGTACCCTGACTTGAGAAAGTCTACTCTCTATAAATATAGTATTACCCATGTCAAACCGAAAAAGGGATTTGTTGGTAAACTCGTAGAAAATTTGCGCCCTGATTTGCATAAAAATAAGGACGATGGGGGTGCTGCTGCAGACTCCAGATTAGATTTTGCGGGATATGGAGTAAAGCATTATCAGACGGATGCTCTACTTGGAGTTTCAGGTGTTAATAGTGTAGAATGGCAACGTCTTGCCTCTCTGATTATGAGTGTTAAGAACGACATTTTAAATGATGTGGGAAGCAGAGAGCCCATTGATAAAGCGCAAAGGTCTGCTTTAGTAGTCAGTGGTAAGGATATTGGAGGGGAGATTCAGCCTGGAGGTATTTTAGATATTTCCAGAGATATTCTAGCGATCTGTGGCTACGGTATGAATGTAGGTGTTGAGGCGAAGAAAGCTATAGACCAGTATAAGAAGTGGTATCTCAATAGTAGTACATTTATTGCTTGGAATCCGCAGCTTCCTGCTATTGCCCAGTCCTATTTACTAGAACAACAACGACATCTAGATTATGCTGCTAAGATTTTCCAAGATCTTTCCGCATTGACGACAGCCCATGGTACAGGGCAGGCTCTTGAAGATTTAGATAGTTTGCTTTGTTATTATGATCAGTTAATTGAATCTAAAGGTGTCGGTGAAAAGATAATAGCATCGATTCACCAGAAGCATCTCGACTTAGCAATGCAAGATTCCTGCGATCAGGAACATTTAAAGAAATGGTCGAATCTATACCACGTGTTTTCAATTACTATTAAAGAATTCACTGAAGGTAAGCTAGAACAAAATGAGGTAGTATCTAGAATACAAAGGCTTCGAGGTAAGTTAGAAAAAAGTAAATGCAGCATTCTTGGAAATTGTCGAACCAACGCAGAATATGCAACAAAGTCTGAAAAAAAACTCGCAGATTATTTGCTGCAGATTGGGGATAGAGAACCTTTCCTTACTGGAATGCATAAGGCGATAGCCACCGGAAAAGCTATTCAAGGAAAAGTGGAAGGAGTCATTTCACAACATCCTGAAAAGCAAATTATGATGCTTCGGTGTTCTATAGAGAGACTCGAAGGGATGTTGCGTCGAGAGGATTGGGGAGCAATCCTACAAAAAAACGAAGACGAAGTCCTTGCATTGAAGAGTACAATGGAAGCTCAGCTTCAAGGATTTAAGGACCTTGTAGGTACCTGGGAAGGAAAATATCAGGAATTTAAGAAAAACAAGCTTTCCAAAGTTTTAGTTTACGACTTCACAAAATCCTATTCTAACCTTCTAAATCGTTTGGAGGTACTCCATGCCGAGAGCTCCACGGATGATTTGGTATTACATGTCGATAGAATGTCGGAAGATCTGAAGAAAACAATCGAGGAGATTGACGGCAATTTATTTCAGGTAACTCCTGAAGAGCTCTCTTTGTTAGCTCGGGAATATCAGGGACTCATGAATGAACTTCCTCTGATCGTTCAAGAGGGGAATCGGCTCCAAGAAGCAATCTCTAGTGAAGGGGTTTCTCAAGGATTGATGTTGTTGAACTCTTTATTGAATAGAGATGAAAAAATAAATAAAAACATAGAAAGCAGTAGGAAAAACTTAGTAGCTATCGCGAAACAAGCACGTAGCGATGCGAGAAATATAGACAGTCAGGGATTGGCTCCTTTGATCCAAAGGAATAGAGCTAGCCTGGACAACATTCTCCAGAATATGTATTTGTTTAACGGCAGTATACGTAATATCCATGCTCTAGATACGGAAACGTTAGTGGCAACTTCCTCTAATATGTTTTCTGCGATGCATACCTTCGACTGGAATATCTATACGAATTTGCTTGATGTTTTAGAAATCCAAAGCAAACCAGCTCCTGCCCCTATGGAGAATCCTGACCTTCCTGGAGCTCTTCCTGAAGAGGTCCAGGATGCGGTTGCTGAAGATGTTTCTGGGACTCACAGGCTACATCACCAGGTGTTAAAGAGACGCTGTGCTGACTTAAAAAATATGATCAGTCAATTGCAGAAGTCGATAAACAAATGGGGAATGGCTAAGGCCATTGTCCTGGGAATTGTTGCGGTGCTCTTCTGTGTTCTTAGTGCTATTTTTATTGGTCAGAACATTTTATCCTTACTCATTCTCTCTTGTGTAGGGTTACTTTTGACTCAGGTATGTCCTTTAATCTTTGATCGTATATCTAAGAGCAAGGAGTTTGAGAAGCAAGTGCTTGAGACAGCGCAGTCCTTGATTCCTGCCACTAAGATTCTTCCCTCAGAATTCAATAATAAGGATCTTAATCGTTTAGCTAAGCTCCAGGATAATTTAAATCTTGAGGGTTTTGGTCCTACATGGGCGCGCAATATTGTGAGTGATCTAGAGGGCATTCCGACTAAAGAAAAGAGCTTGAAGGATCTTACTAAAGAGTTCCGTAAGGATTCTAAAAACTTAAATAAGCGTATAAAAAGACGTTTCAAGGAGGGGTTAGGACAAGAAGCGCCTGTGGTTCGTCCTACTATCCCCCAAGATATTCGTGGAGCTGAGGTTTTTGCAGAGTTACATCGCGAGTTAGAGCACCTTCAAAAGCAAAAAGAAGAGATTAGTATTCGGGGAGATGCTCTGGTTCAAGAGCGCATGGGTCTGTGCTTAGAAAAGTCTAAGTACGACAATGAAAAGGCTCATGCTGCCGCTATGACTAAGAAGGTTGGAAAATTACAAAACATAGATAGGCTTCAAAAAAATAATGAAACGTATGTAAGGATTCAGAATTTTTTTAGAACTTTGATTCAAGAGAAATTAGGGCGTGACACAGTCCAAGAGATAGACGTAGTCAAAGAGGCTAAGGAATTACACGAATTAGCAGCAATCATTTACGGCAATACCAGTGGGAAATCTCAGAAGCAAAGAGCAAAAAAGCAGTTTAAAGAGAATGTTTTACACATAGCAGGGAAGGGTCAATTAGAACTTTTAGAGGCTTACTTGAATGTGACAGCTTCTCAAGGGCTCTGTCGCCATCAAATGCAGGCTTCATTTAGAGAAAGAATCTTGCTAAATCCCGATGGAGCAAAACATGGAGAAGCCGAGAGGACGCTTGCTTCTAGGGAAGAAATGTTGAAAACTCTAGGGCTTTCTTATTTGACGCCTTTTGTAAGATTTTCTTCTCCAGAAAGTACGCAGTCTGGATATAACCAAATTCTGAAAGTCCGTGAGCAGCTCTTCGATATTGAGCAGAGGCTTCAGAATCAGGAGACTGTGAGTCCCGAGGACTATGCGGCTGTACAAGCTGCTTTAGCAGCTTATGTCCGCAAGCATGAATCTCTTATAGTTTCTACTTATGGATTGGGTGCTCAAGAAGGACAAACGAGTTCTAAAGTGACCACTTTAATGCGAGATTTGCATGCTGTAGAAGAGCTTGTTGAGATGGGTGTCGAAACGTATCGATTGAATCGCAGCGATCAGATTCTGCATCGCGTGCATTCTGTTTTACACAGCCATCTGCGAGATAGCGATTCTTCAGGAAATGGAATTATTGATGTAGTTAAGAAATTGTTTGAGCTTCTGAACAATAACGGGAACAATCCTAATGATCCCGAATGCCAAAAGTATATGCAGATACTTTTAGATGCACCAGTCAGTCTATTGTATGGTGCATTTAAAAGTTTCAAAAACGAATTTTTACTTAATTTCACGGAATTGAATATTGCTAATTCAACAAAAGCTGCTGAGGAAGAAGCTAAAAGGTATGTTGAAGAGAAAGGTAGAGGTTTTGAGACTTATTGGGAGGAGGCTAAGCAACGATTGGAAGCAATTGCTGCTGAGTTGGACGACTTAAGGAATCAAGAGACTCTATTGGAACAAGAAATTCGTTTGGCGAATTTAAAGATAAGTATCTTTAGTGACTTAAATTTAAGAGAGAAGGTTTCAGTAGAAAAAGCAGCTTTAGAAGAAGAAATCCAAGGAATACAAGAGCAATATGCAGAGATGCAGGGGATTGAAGATCTAGAGTTAAAACAAAAATTCGAAGATTTGCAAAAGAAACTTGAAGCTCTAGAAGAAAGATTGTTGCAAATAGGTCGAAGGATAGATTCCTCTGTAGACAAGCAGAAAGAACTGTTGGGTCTCTTGGGTAGAGAAGAGGCTGCTTAGAGAAATCATTGCGTTTGCAGATCTCATTGATGGTCAGAGATTCTTTTTCTCATCAACTGCAATGAAAACCATAGAGGACTAGGAAAGGCTCTCTATGGTTTTTTTTCACAATTTCCACTAAATGCCCACAAACGATAGGTAGACCTTCCAATAGGATAGCGTCCTAAAAAGGAGTTAGCTGGTCTTTTCGCTGGCAAAAATTCTAAGTAGATATGAGATCAGCTCGTGCAGCTTAAAGGTATGTGTTCTATATCCGATATAACGATCGGGGCGGATAATAAATAGCGAATTTGGATTTGCGTGATAGAGGTTAAGGATTCGAGGTTCCTTAACATTGCAAATCTCTATCCATTCGCCATATTCTTCTTGTAGAGCTTCCTTTAAGTCGGGGATATCTTTAAAAAAGATAAGAAGGTGCTTACTACTTTTTAAAGGATCTAAGAGGAAAGAACCGTTTTCTAGGCGAGCATCTATAGCTCTCATTCCTGGACCAGGACCATGGATTTCCTTATCTTGAGGAGACATTTTGATAATATCGCTAGAACGGTATTTCAGTGCTTGGTGAGGGGGGTAGTAATACTCTTCTCCTGTAGTATTAAACTTTCGACATCCCTTTAAAAAGTAGTACATCAAAGCAGGTGTATAGAAGCGAGAAAATGGGAGTTTCTTCGCGCGCTTTTCCGTAGTAGGACTAATATAAGGTAGGATATTGCCATCTTCCTGTTCTTTTGTAATCACCAAATGTTTTAATGCAGCTTTTTTCAATACAGGAAGTAGCTTCCAAGCGAGATTAAAGGCTGCGTGAATATTGGTATTAATACCGTTGAGATAAGAAAGAAGCAGAGTATTAGAGAGGCTACCTAAAAATAATACATTTCCATGTTCAGGAGGGAATGCGTGGTGACTTGTTTTTATATGGAAATTTTCATCAGAGATGACGAGATTGTAAGTATAAAGTAGCTTCTGTTTAAGTTTCGGTGATATGGAATGCGTTCCTTGGGGTAGACAGAGCTGTTTCGTTTTTTCCTGGGGATTATAGAAAACGAAATTTAAGAAGTTCTTTGTGATGGGAAGAAGATGGATATGATCTTCTTCAAAGGGCTCGCCCTCATCGCAATTGATAAAAATAACTTCTCGATTTATTCTACGTGCTCTCAGCTGGCTTTTGACAAGATCCCTGATGTCTAGGTTGTTGTCAGCCTCACAGGCTATAATCCACTTTGGATTGTAGATCTCACGATTTTCAAAATTTTGTGATACTTTAGTACTTTCAATAAAGATACTGTTATCAACTAGAGTTACGGGGCGTGTCGACCAATCTATGACGCCTCCGCGTTTTAGAAACTCGTCAATTAGGTGCTGTTCTAAACTTTGATATGTTGTTGATAGAGAAAAAGGAACTGGAGAGTCCGTTGCTTGGCTGAACTTAAATAATAAGGTTCTCTTTTTCCAATGGTAACGCGCACCAAAGATCTTATGGTTGGCTTGGATAAAATCGCCTAGCATTTCACTATTGTGAAGAAGCTCCAAGGAAGAGCAAGACAAGATTACAGGGAGCTTACGACAATCTAAGAAGCTAGGATCCTCAGGAGAAGCTCTGTGGTCGATAACTTTTACAGAGATCCCATGTTGTATTAGCATATTTGCCAAAATGAGACCTGTAGGATTAGCACCTATGACTAAAATGTCTGCCATACTTGCCCTCGGATAGTGAAAAAGATTTTCATAACATTATAGGATAAAATCCTAGGAGGAATCAAGAAACGAATTCCAAGAGCTATGAATATAGGTGCTTCCATCTAGAAGTTGTATTTAAAATTGTAGTGTTCTAGAACCGTTGTACCTTGAATTAAGGTACAACTGAAATTTAAAGTGTTCGTTGGAAGTGGCTCACAATTTGATCTAAGATCATATCTAAATCAGGAGCTGTGGCTAAGTTGTGTCCTGTGTTAGGGTAAGAGATGAAAGTCATTCTTCCGGGAGCTGTGTTTTTAAATAGTGTCTGTTGTGTCCTAGAAACAAGAGTGTCATCAATGCCTTGTTGATGCAAAATATAGGGTTTTGTGGGTAGGGAATTTGCTGTAACGTGATCTTGGATGCGTATGAGGAGATCAACATCGCCAGAGCAAACAATTATAGGAGGAGGACCAAATCCAAAGTCCTTCCCAACAGAGATAATATCTCCTTCGCCGTGTTTAGAGAAATTCTCATAGAGCTCTTTTAATAAGATGCCCCCATCTGCAATTGGAGCCCATACACTCAGGGCTTTGATATTTAAGTCTCTTGGGTTATAGATTTTAGCCAACTCGAAAGCTATGTGGCATCCTAAAGAAAAACCTGAAATTCCTAGACGATATGCATTGAGATCTGGGTGTTCTTGGACAGTTTCAAGTATGGTTTGTGCATCACGTAAATAGGTCTCTATAGGAACTTCTTCAGCAACTCCTTCACTATCTCCACATCCGGCCATGTCGACACGTAAAGTGGCAATTCCAGCTGCAGCGAATTTTCTTCCTAATTTTCGATAGGCTCCAGTTAAACCTCCGAATTTTGTTCCTCGGAAGCCGTGAAACAACACGACTGTAGGGAACCCTCCTTCCGGTGTGGGAGTGTTAGGAAGATGTAAAACACCAATAAGATTGTGATCGTCACATTTGATAGTAACTGCTAAACATACTTCTTGCTTCGGACATACTTCTGTCTTGATTTGAACGAGATCTTCTGGAATTTGAGGAAATCCCGGAACACGGACTGGAGCTGCCGAAGCCCCTATAGCTACTGAAAATAGGCAAGAAACTAAAAAAGCAACTTTACGCATCTTGATTAACTAATTAAAAAAGGAACACATATAGAGTAGGGGGGCGCTCCTGTTTTTGTCAATGTCATGGAAGTTTTTGAAGGAAAAACGGACAAGACTCTTGTTTTTTCCTCTGGGGAGACGTACACTAAGCCTTTTTAATTTTTATATATATAAAAGTTTAGAATATGCGATATGACCCCAACTTAATAGAAAAAAAATGGCAACAATTTTGGAAAGAACATCGAAGCTTTCAAGCAAATGAAGACGAGGATAAAGTAAAATATTATGTTTTAGACATGTTCCCTTATCCTTCAGGAGCAGGTCTACATGTAGGCCACCTTATTGGCTATACAGCGACAGATATTGTTGCGAGATATAAAAGAGCACGGGGATTCTCAGTTCTTCATCCTATGGGCTGGGATAGCTTTGGTTTGCCCGCAGAACAATATGCGATTCGGACAGGAACCCATCCTAAAGTCACGACCCAGAAGAATATCGCTAATTTTAAAAAACAGCTCTCCGCTATGGGATTTTCGTATGATGAAGGACGAGAATTTGCTACGAGTGATCCCGACTATTATCATTGGACTCAGAAACTTTTCCTTTTTCTTTATGATCAAGGACTCGCCTATATGGCCGACATGGCAGTGAACTACTGTCCAGAACTTGGTACCGTATTATCGAATGAAGAAGTTGAAAATGGATTCTCAATAGAAGGGGGATATCCTGTAGAGCGGAAAATGCTTCGTCAGTGGATTCTCAAAATCACAGCATATGCCGATAAGTTATTAGAAGGTCTCGATGCCCTAGATTGGCCCGAAAATGTAAAGCAGTTACAGAAAAATTGGATAGGGAAATCTGAAGGGGCTCTCGTAACATTTCATTTGACGCAAGAGGGCAGTCTAGAAGCCTTCACTACCCGCCTAGACACTTTATTAGGGGTGAGTTTCTTAGTGATTGCTCCTGAGCACCCAGATTTAGATTCTATAGTGAGTGAAGAGCAAAGAGACGAAGTCACAGCCTATGTACAAGAGAGTCTCAGGAAAAGTGAACGAGATCGCATTAGCTCTGTTAAGACAAAAACAGGGGTCTTTACAGGAAACTATGCCAAGCACCCCATTACAGGGAACCTTTTACCTGTTTGGATTTCAGATTATGTCGTCTTAGGCTATGGCACAGGCGTAGTTATGGGAGTCCCAGCGCATGACGAGAGAGATCGAGAGTTTGCTGAAATGTTTTCTCTTCCGATTCATGAGGTGATTGATGATAACGGGGTTTGTATTCATAGCAATTACAACGACTTTTGTCTTAATGGCTTGTCTGGGCAAGAAGCTAAAGATTATGTAATCAACTACCTGGAGATGCGTTCTCTCGGAAGAGCTAAGACTATGTACAGGCTGCGAGACTGGCTCTTCTCTAGACAGAGATATTGGGGAGAGCCTATCCCCATCATTCATTTTGAAGATGGAACGCACCGTCCTTTAGAAGATGATGAGCTGCCTCTTCTCCCTCCGAATATTGATGACTATCGTCCCGAAGGATTCGGTCAGGGTCCTTTAGCGAAGGCTCAAGATTGGGTGCATATCTACGACGAGAAGACAGGTAGACCAGGATGTAGAGAGACTTATACTATGCCACAGTGGGCAGGCTCTTGCTGGTATTATCTTCGTTTCTGTGATGCACACAACTCTCAGTTGCCTTGGAGTAAAGAAAAAGAAAGCTATTGGATGCCTGTAGATCTTTACATTGGAGGTGCAGAACACGCTGTTCTTCATCTTCTTTACTCGAGATTTTGGCATCGAGTCTTCTATGACGCGGGTCTTGTCTCAACACCAGAACCTTTTAAGAAACTGATCAACCAGGGACTTGTGTTAGCCTCTTCATACCGAATTCCTGGTAAGGGATACGTAAGCATAGAAGACGTTAGGGAAGAAAATGGAACGTGGATCTCAACTTGTGGAGAGATTGTGGAAGTTAGACAAGAGAAAATGTCTAAATCGAAACTCAATGGTGTGGATCCTCAGGTTTTGATTGAAGAGTATGGTGCAGATGCCTTACGTATGTACGCTATGTTTTCGGGACCCTTGGATAAAAATAAAACCTGGTCCAATGAAGGTGTTGGGGGGTGCCGTCGTTTCCTAAATCGTTTTTATGATTTGGTGACTTCGTCAGAGGTTCAAGATATAGAAGACCGTGACGGGCTGGTTCTCGCTCACAAATTGGTGTTTAGGATTACAGAACATATTGAAAAAATGTCTTTGAATACCATACCGTCTTCATTTATGGAATTTCTGAACGATTTTTCAAAGCTTCCAGTCTATTCTAAACGTGCCTTGTCTATGGCTGTTCGTGTATTGGAGCCTATAGCTCCGCATATCAGCGAAGAGTTATGGGTTATATTGGGAAACCCACCAGGGATTGATCAAGCAGCATGGCCTCAAATAGACGAGAGTTACCTAGTTGCTCAAACTGTGACTTTTGTTGTTCAGGTTAATGGGAAGTTACGAGGACGTCTCGAGGTAGCCAAAGAAGCTCCTAAAGAAGAAGTTTTATCTTTGTCTCGAAGTGTAGTTGCAAAGTATCTAGAGAACGCTCAAATACGAAAAGAAATTTATGTTCCTAATAAACTAGTGAATTTTGTCCTATGATGCTACGAGGTGTCCATCGTATTTTTAAGTGTTTCTACGATGTTGTTTTAGTTTGTGCATTTGTAATTGCCTTACCTAAGCTTCTTTATAAGATGTTAGTTTATGGTAAGTATAAGAAATCTCTAGCAGTTCGTTTTGGTCTGAAAAAGCCGCATGTCCCTGGAGAAGGGCCTTTGGTGTGGTTTCATGGAGCATCTGTAGGGGAAGTTCGTTTGCTTCTACCTGTACTTGAAAAATTTTGTGAAGAATTTCCAGGTTGGCGTTGTCTAGTGACTTCATGTACAGAACTTGGAGTGCAGGTGGCAAGCCAAGTGTTTATTCCTATGGGAGCCACTGTTTCAATACTGCCTTTGGATTTTAGCATAATTATCAAATCGGTAGTCGCTAAACTGCGTCCCTCCCTTGTAGTCTTTTCTGAAGGGGACTGCTGGCTAAATTTTATTGAGGAAGCAAAACGTATAGGAGCAACTACTCTCGTCATTAATGGTAGAATTTCCATAGATTCTTCAAAGCGTTTTAAATTTTTAAAGCGCCTAGGTAAAAACTATTTCTCTCCAGTAGATGGATTTTTATTACAGGACGAAGTCCAAAAACAGCGTTTTCTTTCTTTAGGGATACCTGAACATAAATTGCAGGTTACAGGGAATATTAAGACCTATGTAGCAGCACAGACAGCACTGCACTTAGAAAGGGAAACTTGGAGAGATCGTTTGAGATTGCCAACGGACTCGAAATTAGTAATCCTAGGTTCTATGCATAGAAGTGATGCAGGAAAATGGCTTCCTGTAGTGCAGAAATTAATAAAAGAGGGGGTCTCAGTTTTATGGGTGCCAAGACACGTTGAAAAGACCAAGGATGTTGAAGAATCTTTGCATCGGTTGCACATTCCTTATGGGTTGTGGAGCCGCGGCGCCAATTTTTCTTATGTACCAGTTGTCGTTGTTGATGAAATTGGCTTATTGAAACAACTTTATGTTGCTGGTGATTTAGCATTTGTTGGAGGTACTTTCGATCCTAAGATCGGAGGACATAATTTATTAGAACCTCTCCAATGTGAAGTCCCTTTAATTTTTGGTCCACATATTACATCGCAATCAGAGCTTGCGCAACGCCTGTTGCTTTCTGGTGCAGGACTTTGTTTAGACGAAATAGAGCCTATAATCGATACAGTTTCTTTCTTACTAAATAATCAAGAAGTGCGTGAGGCTTATGTACAGAAGGGAAAAGTGTTCGTAAAAGCAGAAACAGCTTCCTTTGACCGTACATGGAGAGCATTAAAAAGTTATATTCCCTTGTACAAAAATAGTTAAGTTTGATAAATTCATCGGCATATCGCGGGATAGAGTAGTGGTCATCTCGTTGGGCTCATAACCCAAAGGTCGGAGGTTCGAATCCTTCTCCCGCTAATTACCATTTTGCATGGCGGTATAGCTCAGGTGGTTAGAGCAGCAGAATCATAATCTGCGTGTCGTTGGTTCAAATCCGACTACCGCTATCCATGCTAGAAGACATTCATTTTTTAATAAAATTTAAAAAAATCTTCTTAGCCAAAATTTCCTACCTATATTTTTTACATAACACTTTGTTTTTCAATTTGGATTTATGTTTTCTCGAAGAAAATAAAGATCTTCATAACCAAGTAAATCAGACTTAAAGTACGTCCTGATGCCTTTTTCTTGATTAGAGAATCCGTTAGAACTCGAATTGTGTGTTTTCATAAACAATTCATGCCGCATTTCTTCAATAGGAATTAGAGAAATTTTTAATTTTTCTAAGAAAGGCACTCCAAAACTCAAGGAGTTTTAACTAACTAAAAAAGATAAGGAAAATAAAATATAGCAGATAATACTGTATTTTTGAATAGCTCTTGCTTACTCATCTCTAATAAACAAGTGATTCTTTAACACACCTTTATTGGAGCCTTCAAAAAAAAGAGTAAAGCCAGTGGTATTGGACTCACGAAGATCACAATAAAAGAACCCTGCACCGAGCTCCTTAAGCCTTTCTAGTAGAATAAAGCCACATCCGTCAGGATGATCAGATTGTGGAGTTGCAGCTCTATAAAAATAGAAACAGTACCATATAGTAAAGAGATTGCCTATTGTAGATGGTATTCCAACACCACCCTGAGCTATTGGATACTTATTAGGGAAAAATGCCGTCCTACCAAGAAAAGCGCTTCGTCCAGGTTCCTCACTAAGAACAACAATATTGTGCATCATATGTCTAGCCAGAAGCTTTTTGCTTTCCAAGCTAAAATATTTGTTGCCTTCTTCTTTCAGAAGAATATCTTTTATCAGTTTTTCTTCTTCAGGATGACCTGTAAAGTCAAAAGGTCGATTTTTCAAGAGGAGTTCTGTAGGCCAATCTAACGTTAAAAGTAATTTTATAAAACTTGCCTTAAGGAGTTTCAACTTTCATAAGTTGATATTTCTTAGGAAGAGAATAGAAGAGCGGAGAAACAGTTAGAGCCGCTTCTTTCACTAGCGCAGGATTTTTGGCAATGATCAGTTCTTCGGCTTTAGTAATTTCTGTGGGGATAAAAAATACTGCTCGATCCAAATCTTTATTAAACTTGTTATATAAGAGGTAGCGTATCGCTAGAGCTATCAAGACTAGAGGAAACAGGATAAAGGAAAGGATTTTTAAAATTTTTTCTGCTGTAGAAACAACAGCCTTCTCTTTTTTAGCCAAGATAAGTCCGGAGGGTCGAAGAGAAATAATGCGCGTCACAGTCTCTCCTCCTAAACAAAAATAGGAGTTCAGCTGAGCCATCAACGAAGCTTGCCAATTAGGGGAAGCTCCAGGAGAAAATTGGTATATGTTCATAAGGGCTTCTTTATAAGTGACAAAGCTAAATTATAATCATTTTTGTATTAAGATTAAAAACAGAAATCTCAAGGGAAAACAGTACAATTTAGATTAGATTTATCCGCCTGAGCACCATCCGAACTCTAAACTTTTTAGGAAGTCTAGAATAGAGAGCCA encodes:
- a CDS encoding FAD-dependent oxidoreductase — protein: MADILVIGANPTGLILANMLIQHGISVKVIDHRASPEDPSFLDCRKLPVILSCSSLELLHNSEMLGDFIQANHKIFGARYHWKKRTLLFKFSQATDSPVPFSLSTTYQSLEQHLIDEFLKRGGVIDWSTRPVTLVDNSIFIESTKVSQNFENREIYNPKWIIACEADNNLDIRDLVKSQLRARRINREVIFINCDEGEPFEEDHIHLLPITKNFLNFVFYNPQEKTKQLCLPQGTHSISPKLKQKLLYTYNLVISDENFHIKTSHHAFPPEHGNVLFLGSLSNTLLLSYLNGINTNIHAAFNLAWKLLPVLKKAALKHLVITKEQEDGNILPYISPTTEKRAKKLPFSRFYTPALMYYFLKGCRKFNTTGEEYYYPPHQALKYRSSDIIKMSPQDKEIHGPGPGMRAIDARLENGSFLLDPLKSSKHLLIFFKDIPDLKEALQEEYGEWIEICNVKEPRILNLYHANPNSLFIIRPDRYIGYRTHTFKLHELISYLLRIFASEKTS
- the waaA gene encoding lipid IV(A) 3-deoxy-D-manno-octulosonic acid transferase, with protein sequence MMLRGVHRIFKCFYDVVLVCAFVIALPKLLYKMLVYGKYKKSLAVRFGLKKPHVPGEGPLVWFHGASVGEVRLLLPVLEKFCEEFPGWRCLVTSCTELGVQVASQVFIPMGATVSILPLDFSIIIKSVVAKLRPSLVVFSEGDCWLNFIEEAKRIGATTLVINGRISIDSSKRFKFLKRLGKNYFSPVDGFLLQDEVQKQRFLSLGIPEHKLQVTGNIKTYVAAQTALHLERETWRDRLRLPTDSKLVILGSMHRSDAGKWLPVVQKLIKEGVSVLWVPRHVEKTKDVEESLHRLHIPYGLWSRGANFSYVPVVVVDEIGLLKQLYVAGDLAFVGGTFDPKIGGHNLLEPLQCEVPLIFGPHITSQSELAQRLLLSGAGLCLDEIEPIIDTVSFLLNNQEVREAYVQKGKVFVKAETASFDRTWRALKSYIPLYKNS
- the leuS gene encoding leucine--tRNA ligase, whose translation is MRYDPNLIEKKWQQFWKEHRSFQANEDEDKVKYYVLDMFPYPSGAGLHVGHLIGYTATDIVARYKRARGFSVLHPMGWDSFGLPAEQYAIRTGTHPKVTTQKNIANFKKQLSAMGFSYDEGREFATSDPDYYHWTQKLFLFLYDQGLAYMADMAVNYCPELGTVLSNEEVENGFSIEGGYPVERKMLRQWILKITAYADKLLEGLDALDWPENVKQLQKNWIGKSEGALVTFHLTQEGSLEAFTTRLDTLLGVSFLVIAPEHPDLDSIVSEEQRDEVTAYVQESLRKSERDRISSVKTKTGVFTGNYAKHPITGNLLPVWISDYVVLGYGTGVVMGVPAHDERDREFAEMFSLPIHEVIDDNGVCIHSNYNDFCLNGLSGQEAKDYVINYLEMRSLGRAKTMYRLRDWLFSRQRYWGEPIPIIHFEDGTHRPLEDDELPLLPPNIDDYRPEGFGQGPLAKAQDWVHIYDEKTGRPGCRETYTMPQWAGSCWYYLRFCDAHNSQLPWSKEKESYWMPVDLYIGGAEHAVLHLLYSRFWHRVFYDAGLVSTPEPFKKLINQGLVLASSYRIPGKGYVSIEDVREENGTWISTCGEIVEVRQEKMSKSKLNGVDPQVLIEEYGADALRMYAMFSGPLDKNKTWSNEGVGGCRRFLNRFYDLVTSSEVQDIEDRDGLVLAHKLVFRITEHIEKMSLNTIPSSFMEFLNDFSKLPVYSKRALSMAVRVLEPIAPHISEELWVILGNPPGIDQAAWPQIDESYLVAQTVTFVVQVNGKLRGRLEVAKEAPKEEVLSLSRSVVAKYLENAQIRKEIYVPNKLVNFVL
- a CDS encoding alpha/beta hydrolase yields the protein MRKVAFLVSCLFSVAIGASAAPVRVPGFPQIPEDLVQIKTEVCPKQEVCLAVTIKCDDHNLIGVLHLPNTPTPEGGFPTVVLFHGFRGTKFGGLTGAYRKLGRKFAAAGIATLRVDMAGCGDSEGVAEEVPIETYLRDAQTILETVQEHPDLNAYRLGISGFSLGCHIAFELAKIYNPRDLNIKALSVWAPIADGGILLKELYENFSKHGEGDIISVGKDFGFGPPPIIVCSGDVDLLIRIQDHVTANSLPTKPYILHQQGIDDTLVSRTQQTLFKNTAPGRMTFISYPNTGHNLATAPDLDMILDQIVSHFQRTL
- a CDS encoding KDO-transferase 2, which produces MKNRPFDFTGHPEEEKLIKDILLKEEGNKYFSLESKKLLARHMMHNIVVLSEEPGRSAFLGRTAFFPNKYPIAQGGVGIPSTIGNLFTIWYCFYFYRAATPQSDHPDGCGFILLERLKELGAGFFYCDLRESNTTGFTLFFEGSNKGVLKNHLFIRDE
- a CDS encoding DUF648 domain-containing protein is translated as MNIYQFSPGASPNWQASLMAQLNSYFCLGGETVTRIISLRPSGLILAKKEKAVVSTAEKILKILSFILFPLVLIALAIRYLLYNKFNKDLDRAVFFIPTEITKAEELIIAKNPALVKEAALTVSPLFYSLPKKYQLMKVETP